The genomic region AGAAAGTGTGTCATGTTCTTTGTAAACATACCTGACAGGGGCCGACAGACGGAGGAGACATGTCATGGAACATGGACGTAATTTGGGTTGGCACCTCAGAGGTTGTTGTAGTTGAGGTGCAGTACTTGACATAACCCACCAGACGGCGCTGTTGCAAGAAATAACTTTTAAATTATGGTTGAATGCGAAATATATTACGGATCTTATAACTCTATTTACTGGTGCGTTGTGCTTGAGTACACCTGCAGATCCACCTTTTTGcagatttgtttatttgtttaaataaaataagaaaacgATTGACTGATTTTGGTGTGAATCAAACTGGCattgagttgtgtgtgtgtgttgtgtacaTTGATTGAAATTTAATCCCTAACCGTCTCATTTAATATGAGATATTTAAGCCTATCAAAGAAAGAATTTAATTGAGCGCTTTTCACCGTGCACATTACAATGAATGACACTGTTCTGAATGCcaaagcgccccccccccccccgcccccctacaAAATTAAATCTGCCAAAGCTTCATAATAGAACCAGACAAGCTGGGAAATGAAAGCGGCCCTTAGCATTATGTGATGAAATAAGCTCCAAAAatcaaggaagaggaggaaagagGAAGAGTGCAGGACTAATGTGTGGGAGGTGCAGCACTCAAGGCTCTTTGGGGAGGGAGCTACAAATTCTCCAGCGGGGCAAAGGGAAAGAAGGAGGCCGCACTGCATAAATAACATCACaaaaaaggagagaaaaaaaaaaaaaacgtctttcCATTCCTTTCAGCAGCCATCCGGGGAAAACGTCCATTTATCAAGAGCTGAGGTCATGAGCGGATTTCGTTTTGGTGGAATCAAACAGCCACTTTGTATACAAGCAAACACTCGAGAGGGCACTGTGGGAATAATCCACAGAAGATGATGACGGAGGAGATTTTACAACCTTTTGAACATTTCGTTTGATGAAAGGTTACTTTATAGTATAAAGTAACCTTGTATAAAGTTTATACATAAGGCCAACTGAGGTTCTCGTGTCAAATCCGAGTTTCCTGTgtgatttgcatgttctccccctgTGCTTGCTTGGCTTCTCTTCCACATTCCAAGAACATACGTACATGAGGCCGGTGAAGACTCATTTGTCCATTGGTGGGAATTGCAAATGCTTATTTTGTGCCTCGTGATTGGCTTGCAAATAGTCAAGGTTGCGGGATCTAATTCATAAAATACAGAAGAAAAATGTAATTTACCATTGTCTACAGTGGATGCAGTCAATCTGTATTTAGGTGGATTCCCCAGCCACTTCTTTAGGAACACGAGCACATCTGaaccaaaaaaaggaaaacaaaatgagtCAAATCACAAGAGTAGCTAAAAATGTCACCAAATTGCAAAAGTTGTTTGCTCCTGTTGCTAAGCCACAGTCTCTGGCCCACGCCCAGTATAAAGATGACAaacatgaaaaaacaaaaaagatggggggggggggggcttcagaTGCAACCCCAGCGCAACATCTCGTGTTCAATTCAaataacaattcagaaaacaaaaaataagttTACCTGAACTgatgcaactcaacgtggccacCTGCTGGCTATTTCCAGAACTGCAATGACGTCTTTCTTTCAGCTTCAAAGCCAGAAAGAGTCTATTGAGAATGCAACGATATATAGTAAAACCTTTTTATTCAAGGGCGTCCCCATGTAGATTTATCGTATCTTACAAATATATGGCATATGCACAAAACGGGACAAACAGCGTGTACAGATGAACACAAGgatcattaaaaacaaaatgacaggaagaaaaaaaaaaaaaaagctggattGGCAAACCGAAGAGACTAATGTCTTCTCCGCCTTTCATCAAACATTATTACAGTCCAATTTGGACAATTACTTCAGCCTAATCACTAAATGACTGCACATGAGGAACATGTTGTGCTCTTGTGGAGAACAAAGTGATGATAGGACAACGTCTGTAAAAACACTGCCAGGCTTTTTGAACTATGTGCAAAGTCTCCAAAAAAAAGTCCCTTTGAAAAGCTCGATAGAagaaggagcaaaaaaaaaaacatttgtagttTAGCTGTAACGTATCACAAGGCGTTGAAACTTGAAATTAAATAATTAGGTTTTTAGCCTTTGACTGTCAAGGGATCATTAAATCAGGACGTTTTTCACATTTGCTGTTCCATTCACATTGCCATCTCGATGTCCCTTTCGCGCTGCCTCACACGTGGATTGTTTTGTCAGTATCGTTTCGAGGACCAGAGTAAAAAAAATTTCCAAATTTAAATGGGAAGAGCAGGAGAGGGGAACTTCTGATTTAAAaagagaataaataaaatacgccacacacaaaaatatccGTAATTTTTGCCGCGTAGCAGATGACCCAACAATggagatttttgttttgttttctaacaGTTCCTCTGAGGTAGGTTCCCCAGCTCTACACTGTGTATGAAGCACATTCAGAAGCATTTCAGTCACCGCTGCTGTTCCACTCTGTAAACTACTTTAACCTTCTGCGAACATTCTCAAGTGATGCTTAAAAGGGGCACACGCAAACTGATATTTAGGGTAAATTTCAGCATGGCGAACGAACACTCATTCATTGATTGTACTCAAAACAGAGACTCTCCACACTTTGCTTTTCCATCTGACAAGAGCAGTAAAATACACTTTCCGTATTAAGCAGTAAGCATGTGCCCCTCGTTAGCGCTGGTGTTGTTTGCTTCGAGACTTAACTCAATAAATGAAATGAGACAGacattataaaaacaataataacagTCATATTTTCTGTCATCAAAGCGtgaatgaaaataaacacaaaggcGGAACATAACAGGAATTTGGGGAAGCCCAATCTACGTAGCAGGAAGGCTGGCATTTGatatcttttgttttgttggtgtggggggggggcggggttaCATTCATGGGAACGAAATGGGACCCCTTGCGACTCGAATGTAGCCCAAGGTAGGCAAGACACGCGGTACTTGAAGTTGTTACACAATCAAGCAAGTAAAGGCACTGTGTTATTTTGTTATAGATCCATAGGATATtttgaaaaaagtaaaaaaatttaagaaaacaaaaacaagaatttTTTTGGTGGATTTCTTTTCGAAAAAtaaaatgcttagaaaaaatAGTTATTTGCACCTTTGACTCGTTTATATTACAAACACGGAAAttactttggaaaaaaaaacaaacgcagGTGACATTAATTTAAATATAGTCGCTgtccaacaaaaaaatatacgcAAATTTcttaatttaaaacaaaatattactttgtgatttttttttaaaaaaaatgaaaagaaaaagatggactttttttaattggacAGCTATAATTGGGAATGAGAAAAAGCCTGAAGACATTTAATATGGTTTTGTGCAGAGTCCAAGAGGGGGCGAGCGACTCTTTAGATACGTTAATATTACagagattatttttttaaaaggctATCAATTCTAACGTGACAcacaaaaagaatgaaatattggaagaaagaaaaagaaacgagATACTACCTGCAGAGAACGAcaacagaaataaaaataaaggagGGGACAGGAGAACTAACAGAGGGATCACCTGCTTTTAGGGGGAGGAGGGGAAGGACTGCGCTACACAAAGCAGTACGTTCCTcctttcaaaaaaaacaaaaccagcaCTTTTGGAATTCACAGTCCTGCCTGTCGTGACGTCGCGGCGAGCGTCACTGGACGTCCAGCCGGGTGTACATGACGCCGCGGTTCCACTGCACGGTCCGTACCCACGGCGGCAGCTGGTAGGAGCGGGGGACGATGCCGCTGACGTTCTCCTCCAAGTACTGGAAGGGCCGGTACCACCACACCCGCGAGAAAAAGTTACTCTGCGACGTCTCTTTCAGCGACTGGCAACCACAAAACAGAGGACGGGTaagatttttcttcttcttttttctcttttaaacataaaaACGGTCAGGACAGAAATCCCGGCCCACCTGCTGGTTCGCCATGGTGTGGTACCACCAGAAGAGGCGTGTCGTGATAAAGTAGGCCACCACCACATCCACAGTGTAGTGGTCATGCgccagaagaatgcagaagactCCCACGGCGCTCAAGGTCCAGCAGAACCAGTGGTACCACCAGAACCGTCTGGGGGAATCTGCCCAACAAACATagtggttaaaaaaaactccAGTTGTTATCTCCGCCACCAGAGGTCACTGTTGCATCAGTGAGGCAATCTCACTCAACCGGCCAGCGTGATAACTAAAATATCAGATGATAAAAACTTGCGCAAGTTGACTCCAAGCAAGTCTAAAGCAGCCAACGTGGTGAGCAACAGAAAGTAGTGTTacgcaattattatttttttctttacatgaaGCTAACGTGGCACGTTAGCGGTTAGTCAAATATGTGCAGTCAGTTTCCTGTTTGACTCCATTTCATGACACATTTAGAGAAGTGTGACTTTCGGTCACGCACTTCATAACGAACATTTCTAGCTGGAGCATCTCCACTTACACTCCTTGATGAAGAGGTATGTTAGCGTTAGCATGACCGTGTGACCGCTGTACAGGTAATCTCCGCACATGGTGTGGGAGCCCGTGATGGAGAGGCCTCCGCCGGCAATCATCTTCATCACTCTCCTCATCTGTGCTTCCCAGTCTCCCATAAGCTGAAAGAGGCACAGTTAATCATCACAACCGATGTTTACGTTGATGATTTTGCAGACAGACTCACGGGCTTTGTTCCTCCCTTGAGGCAAATCAAGGATTGTTGTGTGTATCGTACCTTGGGCGAGCATTTGAAGTGCATCCCGGGGACAGGCAGAGTGGTGATGTACATGGTGATGCACCGATACAAATACAGTGTACCCACGATGAAAAAGAAGCGCCTGCCTATGATTGACCTGGGGAAACCAAAAAGTTATAAATATCATCTTTGCTCTGTTTAAGGATACGACAATTAACTGGTCGTTAGCTCGGTCCCCCCATCCCCAAAAGAGTCCAACTCCTACCTGTGCTTGAGGACAGCCCACTGGACGAGCCACAGCGCCACCAGCAGCATGCCGTTAATCTCgcagatggagaaggcccattcgACCCTGTTGAAGAGGTCGAAAAACTTGTCGGGCAGCGGCGGGGTGTGCTCTTTGGGCGGCACCCTCTCGTGGACCACCGAGATGACGATGGTGGTGGTGACGAAGCACACCACGGCGTAAACGAACGCCACGCCCGTCTTGCTCCACTCGGGCGGGAAGGACGTGCGCGAGGCCTCCATCGGCGGGATGGGGATGTGCACCATCTTCGCCGTCCGCAAGGCGCCGTTCCTCTGCGCTTCCGCCGTCCCGTTGGGCAGTCCGCCGGCGTGGCCGTTGGCGTGGCCGTTCCGGTGCGCTTCCATGTGGGTCTCGAAGCGCAGTGTCTCCAGGCGCTCCAGCAGACGCTGCCCGCCGTCCGACGACACCAGCAGGAGCGGCAGCGCGCGGAAGTCGGAATGCGTGAGCCGCAGGAGGGCGGCGCCGTCCGGCCGGCCGAGCGCGTCGATGTACTCCGGCATGCCTTCTTTGCTCAGCCAGTCTGCCACATCCTCGGCGGACCACGCCGCTACCTTGGTCATCTCGGCACGTGCTGGGACGGCAGGCGAAGGGACGGGAGAGGTTCGGCGCTCTTAAAGGGCAGTTTTAAGTCCACACCAGATCCGGTGCATGGTGTTTAAGGAGCATCGAATGTCGGGGGCACCCGGAGGGACCCCTCGTTGTCACGATCAACGGGAAGTCCTGGTTGCTTTTGCTGTCGCACCACCTGTCGAAGCAGataaatgcttttattttgaatctcTTCCTTTGATAACAAGACCACTTTTAATGTGCAACTTTGTTCACGAAAGGTGACTTGACCACAAATGGACAATCCTCGCAAAAAATAGCATACTTCAAAATTGTGTGTAACTCAGTGAACTCGACATAACCCGAGTTCTGCTATTTGacctttctttttattattcatgTGTGACTGATCATAAAACttcggggattttttttttttttttttttttgcatcgccACACAGTCATGTGGCTTGAACgatgaaggaaaaaaacacattcgAACAGCAAAGGCCATATTGTATTAAAAGTGGTAAACTGAGATTACCCACAggcctaaaaaaaatattcatctttTCACTCCCATTGTAAATGATAAGATGATAAAATCTAACCTTGACATCTACCATTTGCATTATCATCGTATGGGGCGTTTTGTTTACAGAGCGCATTAACCGTGACAGACACGTGGTGGTTCGGCTAGAGGTCGAGGAGTTGGAGGTCGCTCAGACAGGAGGGAAATGAGAGGATGGGGAGGAGGAACCCATAAATCAAAGAGAAGGTCCACGCCCCTGGAAAGTCTCCGTTAGCTCATTTCACAGCCCAACAAAACCTCACTGGACAAGCAAAAGCTGGAAAGGGCCACCTGTCATCGCACTCATTCCGACCGAGATATGGAAAACAACTAAGGAGCGTGTGACTCGGACGTGTGGTTAACCCAAGGGAGGcgggtctaaaaaaaaaacttcagaaTCATCCTGGCCGTGTGACAAGCCAGCTGCAACACTTTGCAGCGATAAACACAAAGAACACTTAGACCGATCCGAGATTAGCTGTCAATGACTCAGCGGTGTGCCGAGGACCTTTGGTCCGTGAATCGGCTTACGGCCGGAGAGCTGAGGAAATAAGCTCACCTCGACTGTACTGGAGACAGAAAATATACGATAATCCCaaaaggaggagggaggggtgggggtcacGAATTCTGGAACATGTTTGTGCGGACACATCAATCA from Syngnathus typhle isolate RoL2023-S1 ecotype Sweden linkage group LG8, RoL_Styp_1.0, whole genome shotgun sequence harbors:
- the sgms1a gene encoding phosphatidylcholine:ceramide cholinephosphotransferase 1, with translation MTKVAAWSAEDVADWLSKEGMPEYIDALGRPDGAALLRLTHSDFRALPLLLVSSDGGQRLLERLETLRFETHMEAHRNGHANGHAGGLPNGTAEAQRNGALRTAKMVHIPIPPMEASRTSFPPEWSKTGVAFVYAVVCFVTTTIVISVVHERVPPKEHTPPLPDKFFDLFNRVEWAFSICEINGMLLVALWLVQWAVLKHRSIIGRRFFFIVGTLYLYRCITMYITTLPVPGMHFKCSPKLMGDWEAQMRRVMKMIAGGGLSITGSHTMCGDYLYSGHTVMLTLTYLFIKEYSPRRFWWYHWFCWTLSAVGVFCILLAHDHYTVDVVVAYFITTRLFWWYHTMANQQSLKETSQSNFFSRVWWYRPFQYLEENVSGIVPRSYQLPPWVRTVQWNRGVMYTRLDVQ